The following coding sequences lie in one Hyphobacterium sp. CCMP332 genomic window:
- a CDS encoding TIGR02301 family protein, which translates to MRWIVILCLTLTAPALAQQKPGTGASAMTGRVTQDETDPFRDPGRTLPYLAYTLGQLHYLAFACESDDTQEWRNRMIELLELEAPLSGNRRERLIDAFNDGYRVEERARIRCGADAEAERRDLARRGAQMSQALLNEVLD; encoded by the coding sequence ATGCGCTGGATTGTGATCCTCTGTCTGACCCTGACTGCCCCGGCCCTTGCCCAGCAAAAGCCGGGCACGGGCGCGTCGGCCATGACCGGAAGAGTCACGCAGGATGAGACCGATCCGTTTCGCGATCCGGGCCGCACCCTGCCCTATCTCGCTTATACGCTGGGGCAATTGCACTATCTGGCATTTGCCTGCGAAAGCGATGACACGCAGGAATGGCGCAATCGCATGATCGAGCTGCTCGAACTCGAGGCCCCGCTAAGCGGCAATCGTCGCGAGCGTCTTATTGATGCCTTCAACGATGGCTATCGGGTCGAGGAACGCGCTCGCATTCGCTGCGGCGCGGATGCAGAAGCCGAACGGCGTGACCTCGCCCGCCGCGGCGCGCAAATGAGCCAGGCTCTGCTCAACGAAGTTCTGGACTAG
- a CDS encoding NUDIX hydrolase — MTKQKRPLACVGVVCRRGNDVLLIKRGREPLKGKWSIPGGKIDFGEAVRDAALRELKEETGVEGRITRLIDVVDSIIDGQHYVLIDFEAEWVSGEPVADDDAAAAEFVPVEEAMRRVSWDETRRVITPA; from the coding sequence ATGACCAAGCAAAAGCGACCATTGGCCTGTGTCGGCGTTGTTTGCCGCCGCGGCAATGATGTCCTGCTGATCAAACGCGGGCGCGAGCCGCTGAAGGGCAAATGGTCCATCCCCGGCGGCAAGATCGACTTCGGTGAAGCCGTTCGGGACGCCGCCCTGCGCGAGCTGAAAGAAGAAACCGGCGTCGAAGGGCGGATCACCCGGCTGATCGATGTGGTCGATTCCATCATTGACGGCCAACACTATGTGCTGATCGATTTCGAAGCGGAATGGGTCAGCGGCGAGCCGGTGGCCGATGATGATGCCGCCGCCGCAGAATTCGTGCCCGTGGAAGAGGCGATGCGGCGCGTCAGCTGGGATGAAACCCGCCGCGTCATCACTCCCGCCTAG
- the yaaA gene encoding peroxide stress protein YaaA, which translates to MLVLLSPAKLMNFDDVATPAPTQPELLDRAATLSKTTRNLTKAKIREMMHLSDDLAQLNYERFRAFDPENTDGKPAALTFAGDVYRGLDANSLDADSLNWSQDHVRILSGLYGILRPSDRIQPYRLEMGTRIKTRRGETLYDYWGNDIAKALNSALETSPTRTIVNLASNEYFKAVDKKTLDADIVDVAFKEEKDGKSRPLFMFTKQARGKMARWIIENRIVDPAQLNAFDVDGYRFDPAASSEGKLEFSRPQPAPKAAQKAA; encoded by the coding sequence ATGCTTGTTTTACTGTCGCCCGCAAAGCTGATGAATTTCGACGATGTCGCAACGCCGGCACCGACGCAGCCGGAATTACTCGACCGTGCCGCCACACTGTCGAAAACCACCCGCAATCTCACCAAAGCCAAAATCCGGGAGATGATGCATTTGTCGGATGATCTCGCCCAACTGAATTATGAGCGCTTCCGGGCCTTCGATCCCGAAAACACCGACGGAAAGCCCGCCGCGCTGACCTTCGCCGGTGATGTCTATCGCGGCCTGGACGCCAACAGCCTCGATGCCGATAGTCTGAACTGGTCTCAGGATCATGTCCGCATCCTGTCCGGTCTTTACGGCATTCTGCGGCCTTCTGACCGCATCCAGCCCTATCGCCTGGAAATGGGAACCAGGATCAAGACGCGGCGCGGCGAGACACTCTACGATTACTGGGGCAACGATATCGCCAAGGCGCTGAATTCCGCTCTGGAGACGTCACCCACGCGCACCATCGTCAATCTGGCCTCGAACGAATACTTCAAGGCGGTCGACAAAAAGACGCTGGATGCCGACATCGTCGACGTCGCTTTCAAGGAAGAAAAGGACGGCAAATCCCGGCCGCTTTTCATGTTCACCAAGCAGGCGCGCGGCAAGATGGCCCGCTGGATCATCGAGAACCGGATTGTTGATCCGGCGCAACTGAATGCCTTTGACGTCGACGGATATCGGTTTGACCCGGCGGCCTCGAGCGAAGGAAAGCTGGAGTTTTCCCGGCCCCAGCCCGCCCCCAAGGCCGCACAGAAGGCCGCCTGA
- a CDS encoding glycosyltransferase family 9 protein translates to MKRILFITSTRIGDAVINSGVLDYLVRQWPEAKFTIACGPLAQPVLENTPGLERLIIVRKKPFGLHWFGLWRRVVMRHWDLVVDLRGSAISYLLIADQRKPLKSTKVKMHKVREAAGVLRLDPPPAPKIYLAEEARERALAWMPPGRDWLAVCPSASLPFKMWPATNFAEVVKALVSPGGAMAGAGVVIVGGPGDEDHAIPIINALPDNGVMDLTGKLYLSDVAAVVERARLFIGNDSGLMHMSAAMGTPTLGLFGPSDEMLYGPYGDQCATVRGPRGLEETKTQFPDWRHHPSSLLDDLSVGAVLEAANRLLERTEEK, encoded by the coding sequence ATGAAGCGGATACTTTTCATCACCTCTACGCGCATTGGCGACGCCGTGATCAATTCCGGTGTGCTCGACTATCTCGTTCGGCAATGGCCAGAAGCGAAATTCACTATTGCCTGCGGGCCGCTGGCCCAACCGGTGCTGGAAAACACGCCCGGTCTGGAGCGCCTGATTATCGTTCGGAAAAAGCCCTTTGGCCTTCACTGGTTCGGGCTCTGGCGGCGTGTGGTGATGCGGCATTGGGATCTGGTGGTTGATCTTCGCGGATCCGCCATTTCATACCTGCTGATCGCGGATCAGCGCAAACCGCTGAAAAGTACCAAGGTCAAAATGCACAAGGTACGGGAAGCGGCCGGTGTTCTGAGACTGGATCCGCCACCCGCGCCGAAAATATACCTTGCCGAAGAAGCCCGGGAGCGGGCGCTGGCCTGGATGCCGCCGGGGCGCGACTGGCTGGCGGTCTGCCCCTCTGCCAGCCTGCCCTTCAAGATGTGGCCGGCGACGAATTTCGCGGAGGTGGTGAAAGCGCTGGTTTCGCCAGGAGGGGCCATGGCGGGGGCGGGTGTCGTCATCGTCGGCGGCCCCGGGGACGAAGACCATGCCATCCCGATCATCAATGCCCTGCCGGACAATGGCGTGATGGATCTGACCGGAAAGCTATACCTCTCTGACGTTGCGGCTGTTGTTGAGCGGGCGCGTCTGTTTATCGGCAATGATTCCGGCCTGATGCACATGTCGGCGGCCATGGGCACGCCCACGCTGGGCCTGTTCGGTCCTTCGGACGAGATGTTGTATGGACCTTATGGTGATCAATGTGCGACCGTGCGCGGACCGCGCGGGCTGGAAGAAACGAAAACGCAGTTTCCTGACTGGCGGCACCACCCGTCCAGTCTGCTGGATGATTTGAGTGTCGGCGCAGTGCTGGAGGCTGCAAACCGGCTACTGGAACGGACGGAAGAAAAATGA
- a CDS encoding L-threonylcarbamoyladenylate synthase: MTASILPGDDPASIAAACRLLREGGLVGMPTETVYGLAADATNGTAVAALYAAKGRPTFNPLISHVTGLDMAASLGRFNPVARELALAFWPGPLTLVVPRRADCPVSELAGAGLETLALRAPDHPVAQALIAAFGGPLVAPSANPSGGVSPTQAEHVADGLGAKIDLILDGGSCRVGVESTVIGFDGDQALLLRKGGLARRDIEAITGPLGRPDAASPKASPGMLKSHYAPRAALRLNATSAREGEVLLGFGKVNGAKLNLSLTGDLQEAAAHLFACLRELDASGAQCIAVSPIPDEGLGEAINDRLQRAAAPRDAE; encoded by the coding sequence ATGACGGCATCCATCCTTCCCGGCGACGACCCGGCCTCCATTGCGGCCGCCTGCCGCCTTCTGCGTGAGGGCGGGCTGGTCGGCATGCCCACTGAAACCGTCTACGGGTTAGCCGCCGATGCCACCAATGGCACCGCCGTCGCGGCATTGTATGCGGCCAAGGGCCGCCCGACATTCAACCCGCTGATCTCGCATGTGACCGGGCTGGACATGGCCGCATCGCTCGGCCGCTTCAATCCGGTCGCGCGCGAACTGGCCCTGGCTTTCTGGCCCGGTCCGCTAACGCTGGTCGTGCCGCGACGGGCCGATTGCCCCGTCAGTGAACTGGCCGGCGCCGGCCTGGAAACCCTCGCCCTACGCGCCCCGGATCATCCCGTCGCACAGGCGCTGATCGCCGCCTTCGGCGGACCACTTGTTGCCCCCAGCGCCAACCCCTCCGGCGGTGTCAGCCCGACACAGGCGGAGCATGTGGCCGACGGTTTGGGCGCGAAAATCGACCTCATACTCGATGGCGGCTCCTGCCGGGTCGGCGTTGAATCCACCGTCATCGGTTTTGACGGGGATCAGGCGCTACTCCTCCGCAAGGGTGGACTGGCCCGCCGCGACATCGAGGCCATCACCGGACCGCTCGGCCGGCCGGATGCGGCCTCCCCCAAAGCCTCTCCCGGCATGCTGAAGAGTCATTACGCGCCGCGCGCTGCACTGCGCCTGAACGCCACAAGCGCCCGCGAGGGCGAAGTCCTGCTCGGCTTTGGGAAGGTCAACGGCGCAAAGTTGAACCTGTCCTTAACCGGCGACTTGCAGGAGGCCGCCGCCCATCTCTTTGCCTGCCTTCGTGAACTCGATGCCAGCGGCGCACAATGTATTGCGGTTTCGCCGATTCCCGATGAAGGTCTGGGCGAAGCCATCAATGACCGCCTGCAACGCGCCGCGGCGCCAAGAGATGCCGAATGA
- a CDS encoding folate-binding protein YgfZ translates to MAAMSNPVFHLADRAVIRICGPDTRDFLQRVITNDLKLCASGTLQAGALLTPQGKIICDFLIHGEDDGVVLDIHADSAEALIKRLTLYRLRANADITLDSSAFVVAGTGLADPRSPQLPQRTIASDKPAADGTTRQAELEISAGIPAFGRDYGEAEVFPTDVNLDLYGGIAWKKGCFIGQEVLSRMKRRGTIRKRTVAVAANSAEPAMGDVITAGDVPLGNITSSAGRHALAILRLDRLDAASEAPTLNGEAVTISPPPISPD, encoded by the coding sequence ATGGCTGCCATGAGCAATCCGGTTTTCCACCTTGCGGACCGTGCCGTTATCAGGATTTGCGGCCCGGACACGCGCGACTTTCTGCAACGCGTCATCACAAATGACCTGAAGCTTTGTGCGTCTGGCACCTTGCAGGCCGGCGCGCTGTTGACGCCGCAAGGCAAGATCATTTGCGACTTCCTGATCCATGGTGAAGACGACGGTGTCGTGCTCGACATCCATGCCGATTCCGCGGAAGCCCTGATCAAGCGCCTGACGCTTTACCGCCTTCGTGCCAACGCCGACATTACGCTGGACAGCAGCGCGTTCGTGGTCGCCGGGACAGGCCTGGCCGATCCGCGATCTCCCCAATTGCCACAGCGCACCATCGCGTCGGACAAACCGGCCGCGGACGGCACAACGCGGCAGGCCGAACTGGAAATTTCAGCCGGCATTCCAGCCTTCGGGCGAGATTATGGCGAGGCAGAGGTTTTCCCGACAGACGTCAATCTCGACCTCTATGGCGGTATTGCCTGGAAGAAAGGATGTTTTATCGGACAGGAAGTCCTGTCGCGGATGAAGCGCCGCGGCACGATCCGCAAACGCACTGTCGCTGTGGCCGCAAATTCAGCCGAACCGGCAATGGGCGACGTCATTACGGCAGGCGATGTGCCACTGGGAAATATCACTTCGTCGGCGGGCAGACATGCGCTGGCGATTCTGCGGCTGGACCGGCTGGACGCCGCCAGTGAAGCGCCAACCCTCAACGGCGAAGCCGTGACAATTTCACCGCCCCCGATTTCGCCGGACTGA
- a CDS encoding FAD-binding oxidoreductase, with protein sequence MISADTLNALKTALGPKGWSTDPHELGPHTRDWRGRWQGETPILLKPSSTEEVASVVKICAAARIAITTQGGNTGLVGGSIPQGEVLLSLARMNAVREVDIANDSLTVEAGCILEAIQNLAADHNRLFPLSLGSQGSATIGGLISTNAGGVHVLRYGMMRDLVLGIEAVLPDGRIWNGLRGLRKDNSGYDLKQLLIGAEGTLGIITAATLKLFPRPAEMTVAFAGIPSPAAAVELLGIAKAASGGTLSALELIPRNALEMVIEHIPGSRDPLAAPHPWYALLEIGAGRIGEGRTAMEAALEAGLERGLVEDAVIAESEAQALALWQLREPIAEAEKAHGKAAKHDVSIPVSKIAAFIEEGTALAGAKVDGAEVIAFGHVGDGNVHFNVARKTAGAGEDFVAACLPATEAIYDLVQKYGGSIAAEHGVGTLKAADLAARRPLEVELMTAIKSALDPQGIMNPRVLIPAR encoded by the coding sequence ATGATTTCTGCCGATACCCTCAACGCCTTGAAGACCGCGCTTGGCCCCAAGGGCTGGAGCACAGACCCGCATGAACTGGGTCCGCACACACGAGACTGGCGCGGGCGCTGGCAGGGCGAAACGCCGATCCTCCTGAAGCCCTCCTCGACGGAGGAAGTCGCCAGCGTCGTGAAAATTTGTGCCGCGGCCCGCATCGCCATCACTACGCAGGGCGGCAATACCGGCCTCGTCGGCGGCTCCATTCCGCAAGGCGAGGTGCTTTTGTCTCTCGCCCGCATGAACGCCGTGCGTGAGGTCGACATCGCAAACGATTCCCTCACCGTGGAGGCCGGCTGCATTCTTGAGGCAATTCAAAACCTCGCCGCCGACCACAACCGCCTTTTCCCGCTCAGCCTCGGATCCCAGGGCTCGGCCACCATCGGCGGCCTGATCTCGACCAATGCCGGCGGCGTTCATGTTTTGCGCTATGGCATGATGCGCGATCTGGTGCTGGGTATTGAAGCTGTCCTGCCCGATGGCCGGATCTGGAACGGCTTGCGCGGCCTGAGAAAAGACAATTCCGGATATGACCTGAAACAATTGCTCATCGGAGCTGAAGGCACGCTGGGCATTATCACCGCCGCGACGCTCAAACTCTTCCCGCGGCCCGCCGAAATGACCGTCGCCTTTGCCGGAATCCCCTCTCCTGCCGCTGCGGTTGAATTGCTCGGCATCGCAAAAGCCGCCTCCGGCGGCACGCTCTCCGCACTCGAACTCATTCCCCGCAATGCTCTGGAAATGGTGATCGAGCACATTCCCGGCAGCCGCGATCCCCTTGCTGCCCCGCACCCCTGGTATGCCCTGCTGGAAATAGGAGCCGGACGAATCGGTGAAGGCCGCACGGCCATGGAAGCGGCGCTGGAAGCCGGACTGGAGCGCGGCCTTGTCGAAGATGCGGTCATCGCGGAAAGCGAGGCCCAGGCGCTGGCCCTCTGGCAATTGCGCGAACCCATCGCCGAAGCCGAAAAAGCCCACGGCAAAGCCGCCAAGCATGACGTCTCCATTCCGGTCTCGAAAATCGCCGCCTTTATCGAGGAAGGCACTGCCCTTGCCGGGGCGAAGGTTGACGGTGCCGAGGTCATCGCCTTTGGCCATGTCGGCGACGGAAATGTGCATTTCAACGTCGCGCGCAAGACGGCCGGTGCCGGAGAGGATTTCGTCGCCGCCTGCCTGCCGGCCACTGAAGCCATCTATGATCTGGTCCAGAAATATGGCGGGTCGATTGCCGCCGAACATGGCGTCGGCACGCTGAAAGCCGCCGATCTGGCGGCGCGCCGCCCACTCGAGGTCGAGCTGATGACGGCGATCAAATCGGCGCTCGATCCGCAGGGAATCATGAACCCGCGCGTTCTGATACCGGCGCGCTGA
- a CDS encoding type II toxin-antitoxin system HicB family antitoxin: MIDHKQYAYRVIWSDEDAEFVGLCAELPSLSHLASQQSDALEGIVTLVGEIVADMAANGETLPEPLSGKRYSGKFQVRMPPEQHRNLAIKAAEQGISLNRLVSSLLTA; this comes from the coding sequence ATGATTGACCATAAACAATATGCATATCGGGTCATCTGGTCCGATGAAGACGCTGAGTTCGTCGGACTCTGCGCCGAGCTTCCGAGCTTGTCACATTTGGCTTCGCAGCAATCTGATGCGCTTGAAGGTATCGTCACCCTCGTCGGAGAAATCGTGGCGGATATGGCCGCGAATGGCGAAACCCTGCCCGAACCCCTTAGCGGAAAGCGCTATAGTGGGAAATTCCAGGTCCGCATGCCACCCGAACAACACCGGAATCTGGCGATCAAGGCTGCTGAACAGGGAATCAGCCTGAACAGGCTCGTTTCATCGCTTCTCACAGCCTGA
- a CDS encoding dihydroorotase: protein MTQTYDLIIRNGDVANHAGRGKADIGVIDGKIAKMGDLSQADAGEVFDASGLTVLPGVIDSQVHFREPGLEWKEDLQSGSLAAVMGGVTTVFEMPNTEPATTDPDALIDKLARAKDRMHCDHAFYAGATNENAADLTIMEQMPGCCGVKVFMGASTGSLLVQDDAGVERVLRAIKRRAAFHSEDEYRLADRRKLARDGDWTSHPEVRDAEAAIMSTRRLVRIARATGKRIHVLHISTAEEVEFLQHNRDIASCEVTPQHLTLVAPEAYERLKGFAQMNPPIRDAHHVAGLWKGVDQGLFDVVGSDHAPHTREEKERPYPQSPSGMPGVQTLVPVMLTHVAEGRLSLERFIDLTSHGAQRIFAIASKGRMAVGWDADFTIVDLKAEREITEDWVASKCGWSPFTGMIARGWPMATIVRGQTIMRDDELLAQGKGAPVRFMESLPEETA from the coding sequence ATGACCCAGACCTATGACCTGATTATTCGTAATGGCGACGTCGCCAATCATGCTGGCCGCGGCAAGGCTGATATCGGTGTGATCGACGGCAAAATCGCAAAAATGGGCGATCTGTCACAAGCCGATGCCGGCGAGGTGTTTGATGCCTCCGGCCTGACCGTGCTGCCGGGTGTCATTGATAGCCAGGTGCATTTCCGGGAACCGGGGCTGGAATGGAAAGAAGATCTGCAATCGGGATCGCTGGCCGCGGTGATGGGCGGTGTCACAACCGTTTTCGAGATGCCGAATACCGAGCCGGCCACAACTGATCCGGATGCGCTCATCGACAAGCTGGCACGGGCCAAGGATCGTATGCATTGCGATCATGCCTTCTATGCCGGTGCTACCAATGAGAATGCCGCGGATCTGACCATCATGGAGCAGATGCCGGGATGTTGCGGCGTCAAGGTCTTCATGGGCGCGTCAACCGGGTCCCTGCTGGTGCAGGACGATGCGGGCGTGGAGCGCGTTTTGCGCGCGATCAAGCGCCGCGCGGCCTTCCACTCGGAGGATGAATACCGTCTGGCGGACCGGCGCAAGCTGGCCCGTGACGGGGACTGGACGAGCCACCCGGAGGTCCGCGATGCGGAAGCGGCGATCATGTCGACCCGGCGTCTGGTGCGGATTGCCCGCGCGACTGGCAAGCGGATTCATGTCCTGCATATCTCGACCGCCGAAGAGGTCGAATTTCTCCAGCACAATCGCGATATCGCCAGCTGTGAGGTCACGCCCCAACACCTGACGCTGGTCGCGCCGGAAGCGTATGAACGCCTGAAGGGCTTTGCCCAGATGAATCCGCCCATCCGTGACGCACATCATGTTGCCGGATTGTGGAAGGGCGTGGATCAGGGATTGTTTGATGTGGTCGGTTCCGATCACGCACCGCATACACGCGAAGAAAAGGAACGGCCGTATCCGCAGAGCCCGTCCGGCATGCCCGGCGTGCAGACGCTGGTGCCGGTGATGCTGACCCATGTGGCCGAAGGCCGGCTGAGCCTTGAACGCTTTATCGACCTGACCAGCCATGGCGCACAACGCATATTCGCGATCGCCAGCAAAGGCCGCATGGCGGTCGGCTGGGATGCCGATTTCACCATTGTTGACCTGAAGGCGGAACGCGAAATCACCGAAGACTGGGTGGCCTCGAAATGCGGATGGTCACCGTTCACGGGCATGATCGCCAGGGGCTGGCCGATGGCGACCATTGTGCGGGGGCAAACGATCATGCGCGACGATGAATTGCTGGCGCAGGGCAAGGGCGCGCCGGTCCGCTTCATGGAATCGCTGCCCGAGGAGACCGCGTAA
- a CDS encoding 3-hydroxybutyrate dehydrogenase, whose protein sequence is MSTIQTDLSGQTAVITGSTSGIGAALADGLAASGANIILNGLGDADAIEALRADMAKRHGVEVRYHPANMLKPEEITAMVGFGHQEFGRLDILVNNAGIQHVEKIENFPDEKWDAIIAINLTSAFHSIKAVVPIMKAQGRGRIVNIASAHALVASPFKSAYVAAKHGIMGLTKTVALEVAEHGITVNAICPGYVRTPLVDGQIADTARARGISEEAVVRDVMLTAQPTKKFVEYDELVGLMLYLASDAGASCNGAAFPVEGGWTAA, encoded by the coding sequence ATGAGCACGATCCAGACCGACCTCTCCGGCCAGACGGCCGTCATTACCGGCTCCACCAGCGGTATCGGGGCAGCACTCGCAGACGGCCTCGCCGCCAGCGGCGCGAATATCATTCTCAATGGTCTGGGTGACGCGGACGCCATCGAAGCCTTGCGCGCCGACATGGCCAAGCGTCATGGCGTCGAGGTGCGATATCATCCTGCCAACATGCTGAAACCTGAAGAAATTACCGCTATGGTCGGTTTCGGACACCAGGAATTCGGCCGTTTGGATATTCTGGTCAACAATGCCGGCATACAGCACGTCGAAAAGATCGAGAATTTCCCGGACGAGAAGTGGGATGCGATCATCGCCATCAATCTCACCTCCGCCTTCCACTCCATCAAGGCCGTTGTGCCGATCATGAAGGCACAAGGCCGCGGCCGCATCGTCAACATCGCCTCCGCTCATGCCCTCGTCGCCTCACCTTTCAAGTCCGCCTATGTCGCGGCCAAGCACGGCATTATGGGCCTGACCAAAACCGTGGCGCTGGAAGTCGCTGAACACGGCATTACGGTGAACGCCATCTGCCCGGGCTATGTGAGAACGCCGCTCGTCGATGGGCAGATTGCCGACACGGCCAGAGCGCGCGGCATCAGCGAGGAGGCGGTCGTGCGCGATGTCATGCTCACAGCCCAGCCGACAAAGAAATTCGTTGAATATGACGAGCTGGTCGGGCTGATGCTCTATCTGGCCTCTGATGCCGGCGCATCGTGCAACGGCGCGGCCTTCCCGGTCGAGGGTGGCTGGACCGCCGCCTGA
- a CDS encoding toxin HicA — translation MKSAPQNVRFSDLAAVCAHHFGEPRQQGTSHHVYKTPWPGDPRVTIQKARNGKAKAYQVKQVLAAIKKLNEQQKKRKEQRKEKGDD, via the coding sequence ATGAAATCCGCGCCGCAGAACGTGCGCTTTTCGGATTTGGCGGCGGTGTGTGCACACCATTTCGGTGAACCACGCCAGCAGGGCACGAGCCATCACGTCTACAAGACACCATGGCCTGGCGACCCGCGGGTGACTATCCAGAAAGCCAGGAACGGCAAGGCAAAAGCCTATCAGGTGAAACAGGTGCTCGCCGCTATCAAAAAGCTGAACGAGCAACAGAAGAAGCGAAAAGAACAACGCAAGGAGAAGGGCGATGATTGA
- a CDS encoding SOS response-associated peptidase, translating to MCGRYDIEVDAKALSEMLGLDVPDFVRDADFSPGDTGPVIAVGQDGQTKVVLMRWGLEPGWLKEKPTRPMFNARAETVAEKPMFRAAFKRKRALVPAVAFYEWTGKPGAKTKWRFSKADGSLLIFAGLWEARDRGDGEKQLTFTVLTTTPNADAADYHDRMPVVLDEKAQKIWLDPEADPQMLLEMAAPAPDGTLTVAAA from the coding sequence ATGTGTGGACGTTATGACATAGAGGTCGACGCCAAGGCGCTGAGCGAAATGCTCGGGCTGGATGTGCCGGATTTTGTGCGCGATGCGGACTTTTCGCCGGGCGATACCGGCCCGGTCATTGCCGTCGGTCAGGACGGGCAGACCAAGGTCGTATTGATGCGCTGGGGGTTGGAACCCGGCTGGTTGAAGGAAAAGCCCACCCGGCCGATGTTCAATGCGCGCGCCGAAACGGTCGCCGAGAAGCCGATGTTCCGGGCCGCATTCAAACGCAAACGTGCCCTTGTTCCCGCCGTGGCTTTCTACGAATGGACGGGCAAGCCGGGGGCGAAGACGAAGTGGCGGTTTTCAAAAGCCGACGGATCGCTCCTGATCTTCGCCGGCCTGTGGGAGGCGCGTGATCGCGGCGATGGCGAAAAGCAGCTGACCTTCACCGTGCTGACGACCACGCCGAATGCCGATGCGGCCGATTATCATGACCGCATGCCGGTGGTCCTTGACGAGAAGGCGCAGAAAATCTGGCTCGATCCCGAAGCCGATCCGCAAATGCTGCTGGAAATGGCGGCACCCGCGCCGGACGGCACGCTGACGGTAGCGGCGGCCTAG